GGTAAACGTGCTGGAAATGGCACTAAAGTCCAAGGAGGAGATACCCGAGTGATTCACCGGAATATGTAAACATTTCTTGCAACGATTCATGAATATGAACAAAGCCGATTGCCCAACAAGAAATGAAGGTGTGTCAAACGATatcgtaaatatttaattccaATGCAACAGAACATGTGAAAATGCCTGCAAACTGCAAAGTTACGCTTAAAATCTTTTATATTTCATAATCTGAAACATTTTATAATGAACAGCAAACAGAAAGATTACTGTTTTGCTATGTTCTTTCCGATTAtgcttaaatataaatatttttattaattcacTTACCCCATTTCGTTTCGCATGTTGTCCAAAGCCCGTGCAATCGATTAACTATCCAGGTAAATTTGCGCCTGGCGATTCGTGGCATAATACCCGTATAAATACCCACAACGCAATACCAAAGttcttaaaacaaaaaacaataattgCACAAATATAGGGCGAACACGAAGAGCATTCCGAAAAAAAGCGGGGGGCATATTGCCTGAGTCGCGTTAATTTTGCATGCCCCAAAAAGTGTTCAGTGcgacggaaacggaaacgagAGCGCGAAATTTCAATATGCTGCTTACCACGACTACAATTGTGCATGGCAAAAAACCAATTTCAGTTTGTTAACCATTTTTTTATTCGCAATCAAATTTATTACATTGGCTGACAACAAAAGTATTGAGTAAACGCGGAGCTTGGCCAGCGAAAAAGGAGAATGTGGAAAACAAATTCGCAATCGGCGcttattttcttaaaaatatacatatccATATGTGGTTCGGGTTGGCTCCTCCTCTTGCTTCTCCTCCTGACATCTgtccgtgtgtgtgtatttattGTGCTGCAAGAGTGTGTGTTTGCAGGACAATTAAAACCAGGCAAACACAACAACAGAGGGCGTAGTGGTGGTGGAATAGCAGCGGGGATCTCGTAGCCCTAGTAAATGGTAATCAACGCAAATCCTCCATAGAGCACCGCACACGGATAGGCAATCAGCAGCTGTTGATGGTCCATGGAGAAGGCGGTGGCGAACAGTTTCGAGGCCGATATGGCGCACCAGAATATGGAGATGCCGCTCACAATTAGGCCGAGTGTGCCCCTGCAAGAGTGAAACGAGATACCAACTCAGTCCAGATAGATATAGACGTCGGTGAAATCAATAAACAATGCATATGCATGAAGCACCGCCTCTACAGAGTCAGAAAAATCCCATGCGGAAGTGTTCTTAATTCCACTACAAATCTTACATACTTAGCGAAAAAGATGAAACTTATAGAAATTTGAGTAGCTAGAGTCTTGCAATATGATAGAACTGGAAATGTACTCTTCTTCAGTTGGAAtctttatatttaacttaGTTATCAATAGTGACGATAAGATGTGGAAAAACataatatttacataaaatataattcaGATAGTTACTGAGCTATTTCATTCGTCGATGTCCTTTTGAAATCCGAagataattaaaataatgacTGCTTTTGACACTATTTTTCTCAGTTCATCGACTTGGGATATACTCTATTCGGCTGAGTGTTCATAAAAAAGGATGAGTGTGCATGTGGGTGTGGGGTAAGTCTGAGCGTGTGTGCGAATGAATGGGCAGGGCAAACAAAGACAGCAGGCGATGTGCCGGCAAAAGGATGTGCAAACATAGTCCAACTACAAAGCGCACACataaccaaccaaccaaccaacccaCACTCGCTCACACAGGGAAAGCCCAgcggaaaatgaaaaattgaTTTCAAAGCGATATACGGAAAATGTTACCTTTATTCCCCAACGCACAAGTCGGCGAAAGATTAAAGGCGAGCTTACGAAGATACAATCCGAATAATTACTTTGATTTCGTGGTTTCAAGCAATATTTTTCGCATTATCTTACCAAAGCAATCACATGTTTACTTTGAACTTTACTATAAACTTGAAAAAAATCGTATCCAAATATTTTACGAtcaataaatcaaaaaaagaaaacaatatCAAAGTTATAGACTCTATACGGTCAGCAAGGATAAACAAAATGTATACTTGAGTTAGACATAAGATTAAACACTTGAAAAGCGAAGGAAAAAAAGTTGTGATCCCAGCATCTCTTCGGTAAACCCATAAAATCCGACAAAGAAATCAATTTAGGAAACCAAAACATAAATCCCCATATTCCAGAGTTCCAATTTTCAGCTACACGCACCCGTTTAATGGATTGCCTTTCTGTGGTCTCGGCGGCTCGACTGTTCTTCTCTTTCCCATTTCCCGCCACTCAACTCAACTGGGCTCCcgggtttttttttcatgGTCCCTGCAATCTTGCCCAGAACTGTGTCGCACGATGGTCACTGTGTCCAGCGCAGTGCTGGTGCCAAGTGATTTTTTGGCCCCGAACTGGGCAGCTTAAATGGTCCGGCACTAGCCTAAAAACCAATCAAAACAATACTATGTAGGGCCGGATAACTCGACTGTCTGTGTAATTTTTGCGCACTTTTGCATCACCAAACAAACTCAATTAAAAAGTCtgtctaaaaaaaaaaagaggaaaaggGAAATGGACAGCGGGGAATcgcaaaaatatttactgtAAACTTGGCTGGCACTCGCAGGACTATATGAACATCAAAGCtagcacacacgcacacgcacaccacCCACAAAAGTGCAAGCGCTTAAAgccaacaaataaaaaatgcaagcaaACAGGCAACCAAAATGGCAATTGCACTGGGCAGTTGGACAGTTTGGTGATAGGGTTGGGTTGTGGGCCGGAAATCGCTGGTGGTGGAGTGGATTGGGTGGCAGGATGGGGCAAACAAAGCGCGCTTGGTGTCGAGTAAGCTGGAGCAATAGTtgttttccacacacacacacacgctcatATCCACCCACGCCCACCCAGCGCAGCACTTAGCTTCCCCGCGCTGCTCTGAAATTATGACGTGCCAACGGGATGGTGGGTGATGGGTGGAGGGTGGTGGGATGGAGGAGGTGCATCCACCAGAGAGAGCGCTAAAAACTCACGCAGCATTTGCGTGTTGCTCCTCGCATGGCCATCATAAAAAGCGTGGCGAGTGAGTGGAGTCAGTAAAAAAACggaaataaaaacacaaaaaatgaCGGAGAGGAAAGGCGGCGAGGGGCGGAAAACGGCAGGGAAAAGTGGGCGGCGAGTGGGCGGAATGCCCGAGCCAGCAAGTGCTGGACACATATTTGAAAAGGAAACTACGTGAACGAAACTCAACGGGTGGCAAAACAGGACATGGAACGTTAGACAGATGGACACTGGACCGCCGGGCAGGAGCATTTCCACCACCGAAACCGCCcacttggccaaaaaccaCCCACTCCAACCATTCGCAGCGCGAAAATTAAACGGCGCATAGTTGGCGTTATTTGGCTCCGCTTTTTGCCTGTCTTGCCTTGGCTTCAATGGAGTCCAAGCTCCCCCGTCCTTCGTTTTGTCCGTCGTTGCGAGTCCTTGGTCCTCGGTCCGCAGTCCGTAGTCTGTAGTTTGGCAGTTGTGGCCCTGGAGTGCACTAAAAGCGCAAATTAAGTTGGCTACTCGTTTTTATTCGCATCCGTGTGTATGCATCGCTGGCCCAAAACtgcaacaaaattaaaaacctAAATTGTGCGAAAAGAGCCAGGGGGAAATCAGGCCCAAAGGATGGGCAgataaagaaaaattaaacGCTGGCCGATGAGGAATAGTAGTTGCATACTGGAAACTAAAAGGTCTGCTTCCAGCACACGTATTTATGAATGAAACTAAACTATCTCAAGTTGCCATCATAAGATTAAGATGCAAAAGAACTAGAACTAAAACTAGGAAAAAgatttaaattagaaattcgTTGGCGCCAATAACCTGAAAAGTCCTAATTGCTATTTACAAGCCCACACTGGGGGATTTTCATCTTCGCAAGGGCAACTATTTCATTGCAGTTACATGACCGTATCAAACAGAACGGCAGACTCAAATCAAACAATCGAAAAACAACGTCACCCGCCATAACAATAGTAATAACAGCCAGAAGTGATCAACTTGAATGGGCgaggagcagcggcagcagcagcagcagccggagTCCAAGCATCAATAGAACAAATTTGAGCGGTTGGAGCGGATCGAAAACGTGCTGCAGTCGCAGCTGGACGAGCTTAGGCAAAAGTTTGTAATTACAGGCCACAAACAATGAGGATTCGACGCCAATGCATTGgcaacttttcaattaaaaacataaatataaagcACAGCGACTGATGGCTTGAATGGCTCGACTGCCTCCACTGGCCAACGAAATGAATGGAGGGCAGATGAAAAGCCAGCGACTTGTGTCAACAATTACTTACTGAATGGTGATTAAAATGTTGATGCCCGACAGCACCACCATGGGCAGCAGACAATAGCCCAGCACGGAGGCCACTGCACCGAAGGTAACCTGCGACCGGCTGACCATCAGGGACAGCAGGCAGTAGAAGAAGATGCAGCCCATTACGCCGATGCCGTAGATGTACGAGAACGTCACCTTGCCGCTCTGTggataaattaaatataagtaTAAATAAGATAAGTGATAAAACGTAGGCCATATTGCacaatatataattttaaacgGAAATTCTTACTTGAAATATTGATTACAATTGATTTCAACCACATTTAGAGTATTATCTGAAAAACTTACCAGCAGCAGGAAGCCGCCAAGTGTGAGGCAAAAGACCAGTGGACCCGCCATGTCAGTATCCTGGAGGATTTGCTGGTCAGTACCGCGCAGCGGATTCAGCACGGCGAGTGTCTAGTGAGAGCGCGAGAGTAATACGATTAAAATTAGAGCAAGTGAAGGATTACACAACGACAGGAGCGGATTGGGGGTTGGGTAGGGTGAAGTCCGTCCGGCAACAGGCCATCATCACTCATGGAGCTTGCGGCACGACATGGAATTCGGAACACGGGACTTTGGACCCGGGACATGGGACACGGGAAACTACACAACACAATTCATTTGTTCGCACAGCGGTCATAAAACGAAGCCCAACTCCCGTTTTCCAAACATTTGTTCTCTATGCGTTTTGGTTTTGCCCCTTGTTTTTGCACCGTGTGCAGTGGCATAGAAGTttgaaaaatggaaattgatGATAAATGATATTGCTGACCAGCCAGCCATCCAGCTAGCTACCAAGTGAGCCGGGGCTTGGGAACTCGGCCAAAAGCTGTCAACGCATTTGACGCATGCGAATGTGGGCCAGGGACAAGAGCCATGAAATTTGATATTAGAGTCGGGCAAAAGGACCCACTGAAAATTGTCGATGAAATTCCGAGTGTCTCTTTGTGGCTTTACCAACATTAATTGAGATTGAAAAGAATTTGAAGTGGAAAAATGCAGGCCATACATTGTGGTTGCAAATTAGTTTTCGATATCCAAAACTAGACCAAATTGGAGTTGTTTGTAGTGCCGCAGCCATATTCAAATGACCCTATTGCAAAGGGGAGAATTTGTATGCATATCATACGATTTTAGTATACATTTTGTAATAGAGCTAAGTGTTTGTTAGTCGTTTTTTTGTGTGGATGGATATTTCCCGTGAGTACGTAAAAGCCTTGAAAAAGCCGCTGTTGACCTTGCCATTTGCCAACGATCCATTACTTTAACAAACAGGACCAGAGTCACACACAAATCTAACCATAATTCCCCCAGCTAGCTGATGAACAATTTAATtagcatttcatttcatttcatttcgtttcagTTTTATGATGGCACACGGAGTCATTAACattaacattttcatttttcaattaaCACAAGCGTAATAAATTCCGTGCCGGAGCGAAAGAAATGAGAATCAGGCGCACGCAAATTTTTTACAAAATGGACAAAAATGCAGAAAGTTACACAGCGAACTGGACCGAATGCGAGGGGTAAAAAGTGTGCGAgaaaaactttaattaaaaacacaaaagttgctttatttatttaaaaacaactACGGCCACGCCGCCGGCGAGTGCAATGAAAAAATATGTCTTCATTAACGACACAAACCCGCAAGTGCAACGACAACATAGCACACAATATAAAATGCATACAAAAAAATGGCATAAAAGCGAAAAACAATAGAATTATTGCGCCAGGAGGAGATGCTTGCAATAAATACAAAAGCGGAAtgcaaaaacatttaaatttcaattaaaacgaAGTTGGCGGACGCGCCGGAAAAGCGCGGCCTAAAGTGGCCGCCCAGAAGGAAAGCCACCCATTGCGTTGCACAAATTAGAAAAAGGCACTGGGCCGCAACCGGGACAGGATCCGGGGAAAATGCGTAAAGGCAAAGCAGGAATTACGCGGCGGGTGGAGTAATTGTCCGGGCAAACAAAGTGGGCAACTCAAAACTCGCAGCTCCTTTGCGGCGTGTGTCGGTGGAATCGGGCgcataaaatatgcaatttgCCTTTCTCCCCTCAAGTTCTAAATTTGAAAATGCGT
This genomic stretch from Drosophila mauritiana strain mau12 chromosome 2L, ASM438214v1, whole genome shotgun sequence harbors:
- the LOC117148065 gene encoding protein YIPF5: MSQFGGPNDFYGSAPSADASYNFDMPEFGQELNFQTFDNTQASVPPNYDASYAQPPSQGLGGFYDPTAYTDTSYGQDKSGKSAADGGAGNEFDDEPPLLEELGINPNHIFQKTLAVLNPLRGTDQQILQDTDMAGPLVFCLTLGGFLLLSGKVTFSYIYGIGVMGCIFFYCLLSLMVSRSQVTFGAVASVLGYCLLPMVVLSGINILITIQGTLGLIVSGISIFWCAISASKLFATAFSMDHQQLLIAYPCAVLYGGFALITIY